The region GCGCGAGCATTTGGCCAGCAATGCGGCAAGGGCAGCGCTCCGCGACTTCGTCACTGTGTTGCACTGCGTGACACAGTATCCCTGCCCTGCCGCCTATGCCAACCTTGCGGCGATGGAGACCATCCGCGACACATTCGAACTACCGGTAGGCTATTCGGACCATACGCTGGGGATCGCGGTACCGATCGCCGCGGTCGCCCGGGGGGCGTGCATGATCGAGAAGCATGTAACGCTCGACCGGACGATGGCTGGTCCCGATCATGCGGCTTCGCTCGAACCGGACCAGTTCGCGGAGATGGTCGCAGCGATCCACGACGTCGAGGTGGCGATCGGCGACGGGTTGAAATTGGCTAATCCAGTCGAGATCCACAATATCGCCGTCGCGCGGCGCAGCCTAGTTGCGGCGCGCCCGATCCGTGTGGGCGAGCCGCTCGTGGCCGATATGCTGACCGCCAAGCGCCCCGGAACCGGCCTGTCGCCGATGCAATATTGGGACGTGCAGGGCCAGCCGGCGCACCGCAATTATGCGATCGACGAGATGATCGAATGATGGGTCGGCCGCACTATCTTGTCATCGGTGCGGGCGGCCATGCGAGGGTTGTTGCCGATGCGCTCATTGCGGGCGGAGGTGAGGTGATCGCCTTCATCGACCGCGAGCCGGGCGCGGAGCTGCTCGGGCGCCCAGTGCTAAGCGAATCGCGCGATCTTGTGGAGTTCGACCGCGCGGCGATCCAGCTAGCGATCGGCGTCGGTGGAACGCGCGGCGGGGCGCCGGGCATCCTACGCGCGGGGCTGATCGAGCGCCTTTCGCGCGAGGGTTGGATGATTGCGGACGTGATCCATCCGGCGGCGGCGATATCGCCGAGTGCACGGTTGGGTGAAGGTGTCCAGGTATTGGCGCGCGCCGTGGTGCAGCCGAATGCGTTGATCGGCGACGGCACGATTGTAAATACTGCGGCGGTCGTTGAGCATGACGCGATCGTGGGCAGCCATTGCCACATCTCGATTGGCGCGATCCTGTCCGGCGGCGTCACCGTCGGCGCGAACAGTCATATCGGCGCGGGCGCGTGCATTCGCGAAGGCGTCACTATCGGGCGGGATGTCACCATTGGTATGGGAGCAGTCGTTCTTGGCGACTGTCCCGGCGGCTCGGTCTTTTTCGGAAATCCTGCACGCGAGGCCAATCGGACATGACTAGTTGGGAACACACGCTTGTTCTGGAGGGTCAAAAGCTGCGCGAAGTGTTGTCGGTGATCGACCGCAGCGGGCGTCAGATAGCGCTCGTCGTCGATAGCAAGCGGCGTTTGATCGGCACATTGAGCGACGGCGACATTCGGCGCTGGCTGATCGGTGGCGGCACGATCGACGATTTTGCGGGGGAGGTGTGCAATCGGTTGCCGCGCACGGCATTTGAAGGGGTCGGCCGCGCCGCACTGCGCAAGCTGCTGCACGATCATGGCGTTAATCACATGCCGGTGATCGCCGCCGACCGACGCGTTGTGGGCCTCGTCGGCCTTGAGGATCTGCTCGTCTTTCCTGAGCGCCCGGAGACGGTCGTCATTATGGCAGGAGGGCTCGGGTCGCGGATGGGATCACTGACGCATGAGACACCGAAGCCAATGCTGCCGATCGATGGACGCCCGGTGCTCCAGATCATCCTCGAACAGTTCCGCCGTCAGGGGTTCCGCCGCTTTTTGATAGCGGTCAATTATCTCGCAGACCGTATCACCGACCATTTCGGCGACGGTCGCGGCTACGATGTCGAGATCGAGTATCTGCGCGAGAAAAAGCGGCTCGGTACTGCGGGCGCATTGGGGCTAATCGAGCGCGCGCCCGAGCATCCCTTCATCGTCACCAATGGCGACGTGCTGATGAATGAATTTTTCTGCGACATATTAGACGAACACCGATTGCAGGCTTCTGACCTCACGGTAATGGTGCGCGATTACGAGATGCAGGTGCCCTATGGGGTCGTAGAGGAGAGAGGCGGCAACGCCGCGTCGATCGTCGAAAAGCCCGTGCATAATTTCAAGGTCAATACCGGCGTCTATTGCCTGTCGCCGGCTGTGCTGCGCCTCGTACTCAAGAACAGCTATCTCGATATGCCCGACTTGTTCAACGCTGCGGCCGCTACCGGCATGAAGGCGCGGATCCAGCGGATCAACGGCTACTGGATCGATATCGGCCGCGTCCCTGACTATGAGCGGGCAAAGATGGAAATCGGCCGGATCGGACTATGAAAGCCCGGGTCGCCGCTCTTATAACTGCGAGGGGGGGCTCTAAGGGCCTACCAGGGAAGAACATCAGGCTTCTCGGCGGCAAGCCGCTTCTTGCGCACAGCATCGAAGTGGCGCTCCAGAGTTCGATGGTCGATGCAGTCTATCTTTCGACTGACAGCAGAGAGATCGCTGATTTGGCTCGTGCGCATGGTTGCGAGGTACCGTTCCTGCGCGCCGCAGAACTTGCGACCGACGAGGCGACGTCGATCGACGTTGTATGTGATGCGCTCGACCGGTTGCCGCCGTATGAGATCTGGCTACTGCTGCAGCCAACTTCGCCGTTGCGTACGGCTGAAGATTTAGACGGCGTTGTCACAATGATGGAGCGGACTGGTGCATATAGCTGCGTGTCGGTGACCGAAGCGCAGGATCATCCATGGCTGACCTTTGCAATTGGCGACGATGGAGCGATGACGCGCTTCTGTTCCGACGATCCCATACACATGGCGCGGCGGCAGGACATGCCGCGTGCTTTTGTGCTTAACGGAGCGGTCTATGGTTTCCGACCCGACTGGCTACGGCGGGGACGGGTGTTTGTTGACGCCAAATCTTTGGCTTGGGTTATGCCCGCCGAACGATCGGTTGACATTGACGATCTGTGTGATTTCGAGCGGGCTGAAGCGTTATGGCTGACAGTTCATGGGTGCGACTAATTTAGGTATCGAAAAGCAAATATATCAAAATTCGATCGATACCGCACAATATGGCAGCCTAATTGATCTACACTTCTTTCCCCCTTGACTGATCTGGAGCGTGTTTATGTTTTACGCTTCCGCCATCCATTGGCGATTCTTCCCACTCCTTCCCGCAATTGAAAGCTAACATTAATGAAACTCACGCCCAGCAGCGCCGTCGATCTTTCGCGCTACAGTCGTCCGGCTCACGAACTCGAAACCTTCTACGGTCTGCCGCGAGATGTAAGATTTTGCGTCAAATGCAACATGTCGAACCAGCAGCCGATGTCGAGCAATGAGTATGAGCATGGCGCGCACTCGATCAAAACGACATTAAGCTTCGATGACGAAGGCGTCTGCCACGCTTGTCGCTTCAACGCGTTAAAGCAAGATGGTGAAATCAATTGGGATGAGCGCGAGCGCGAACTGATCGAACTTTGCAACCAGCACCGCAGGACAGACGGCAGCTACGACTGCATTGTCGGCGGTAGCGGCGGCAAGGACAGTGCAATGCAATCGCACCTACTGAAATACAGATACGGTATGAACCCATTAACCGTCACGTGGTCGCCGCACCTTTACACAGACATCGGGTGGAAGAATTTCCAGAACTGGCTGCACGTCGGCGGCTTCGACAATTTTCTCTACACGCCTAACGGCAAGATCCACCGGCTGCTGACGCGCAACGCGACGATCAACATGCTGCACCCTTTCCAGCCGTTCATTCTCGGCCAGAAGACCTTCGTTGCGAAGATGGCGGTGAAGCTCAACATTCCTTTGATCTTTTACGGCGAGATGCCCGGCGAATATGGCGAGAAAGTCTCGCACAAGACGTCGAGCTACGCCGCCGGCTCGGACGAGGTGGAAAGCGAAGGCTACAAGCTCGACTATTTCGGTGGCAAGGATGTGCGCGACGTGCTTCTGGGTGGCAAGTCGGTCGGCGAATATCTGGACGAAGGCATCCAGCTCGCAGATCTGATGAGCTATCTTCCCATGGATGCCGAAATCCTTGTCAAGAAGAACATCGACTGGAAGTATCTCGGTTACTATAAAAAATGGGTGCCGCAGGAGGCCTATTATTATGCTGTCGAACATACTGGCTTCGAGGCGAACCCGGTTCGCACCGAGGGCACTTATTCGAAGTACAACAGCCTCGACGACAAAGTCGATGGTTTCTTCTACTTCACGCGTTGGATCAAGTTCGGCGTCGGACGCGCAATGATGGACGCGGCGCAGGAAATCCGCAACCACCACATCACCAAGGAAGAAGGCCTTGCGCTGATGTCGCGTTATGAGGGTGAATATCCGGCGCGGTTCGAACGCGAATTTCTCGACTATATCGGCATGGCGCGGGAAGAATTCCTCGCACTGTGCGATACTTTCCGCTCGCCGCACCTATGGATGGTCGAGAATGGCGAATGGATGCTGCGCCACACGCCTTGGAAAAGGGGGGGGCAGCGCGCGTGAGCAACGTCCGCATTATCCCGCGGCTTGACATCAAGGGCCCCAACCTGATTAAGGGCATTCACCTTGAAGGGCTCCGCGTGATCGGCGATCCGCGCGAATATTCGCAGAAATATTACGCCGAAGGCGCGGACGAACTCCTCTATGTCGACATTGTAGCGAGCCTCTACGGCCGCAACAGCCTGCATGATATGGTCACTCGCGTTGCGGAGGATGTGTTTGTCCCGCTTACCGTCGCGGGCGGCATCCGTTCGGTCGACGACGTGCGGCAGATGTTGCGGTCGGGCGCCGACAAAGTCGCGATCAACACCGCAGCGACACACCGCCCTGAATTGCTTCGAGAGGCGGCCCAAGTTTTCGGCTCGCAATGTATCGTACTGTCGATCGAAGCGAAGCGGGTCGCTCCGGGCAAGTGGGAGGCCTATACCGACAATGGTCGCGAAAAGACGGGCCGCGATGTCGTCGACTGGGCGAGGCAGGCGGTCGAGCTCGGCGTCGGCGAAATCCTGCTGACCTCGGTCGACCGGGAGGGAACGCGCGCCGGCTTCGATCTCGATCTGGTTAACGCGGTGGCGTCATCCGTACCCATGACTCCGCTCATCGCCAGCGGCGGCATGGGCAAGCTCGAGGAAATGTCCCAAGTCGTCAATGGCGGCGCTTCGGCCATCGCCATCGCCGATATGCTTCATTACGGCCGTCAGACGCTCGGCACGGTCAAGGCGTCCGCACGGGACCAGGGACTAGAAGTACGGATATGATGACGAAGTCGGTTGCGATCGTGGACTATGGCGCCGGCAATTTGCTGAGCGTGCGCCGCGCATTCGAAAAGGTAGGCGCCACCGTCGCGCTGGCCTCGCGATTTGGCGATATTATGGATGCCGACTATCTGGTTCTGCCCGGCGTTGGAGCGTTCCGTGACGGCATGGCCGGCCTACGACAAAACGGCCTCGACGAAGCAGTCCTGCGTTTCGCGGATGCCGGCAAACCGCTGCTCGGCATCTGCCTCGGCATGCAGATGCTGGCAAGCGAGAGCGAGGAATTCGGCAGCCACAATGGCCTCGACCTGATCCCCGGCAAGGTCCGCGCTATCCCCGCGGCCGGACGAGATGGACCGCTGCACAAGATACCCTTCATCGGCTGGGCTCGCCTCAATGCGTCGTATCCCGGTGCGTTCGAAGGCTCGCCGCTTGCTGGCCTTGGCGAGGATAGTTTCGTATATCTTGTCCACAGTTTCCATGTCGAACCCGAAGATGCAAGAAACGCAAGCGCAACCTATGATTATGACGGGATTAAGGTGACGGCCGCCATCCAGAAAGCCAATATCTTTGGGTGTCAGTTTCACCCGGAAAAGAGCGGGCCGGTGGGGCTGCACATCCTCCGGTCTTTCCTGGAAAGCTGACAACGATGCCCCGCATCGACCGCCGGGTTGCCGTATGGGATTAAACAAATTCCTCGGTCAGGGCACCATCTATCTTTTCGGGTCCATGCTGAGCGCCGCGGTGCCATTTCTGCTGCTGCCCTTTCTCGCGCGCTGGTTGGGGCCCGCCGATTTCGGTGTCGTCGGCAATTTTGTCTCGCTCGTTGGGGTGTTGGGCGCC is a window of Altererythrobacter rubellus DNA encoding:
- the neuB gene encoding N-acetylneuraminate synthase encodes the protein MKPTIIIAEAGVNHNGSLDLALKLVDVAADAGADIVKFQTFDAKALVTAGAMRAQYQVDNIGEDGSQLEMLQALSLDEASHVAIADHCQARNIAFMSTAFDFWSFEFLKRFDMPYIKIPSGDLTFGPMLRAAGESGRRVILSTGMGNLDEIHDALAVLAYGRLNPGQPANLAAMREHLASNAARAALRDFVTVLHCVTQYPCPAAYANLAAMETIRDTFELPVGYSDHTLGIAVPIAAVARGACMIEKHVTLDRTMAGPDHAASLEPDQFAEMVAAIHDVEVAIGDGLKLANPVEIHNIAVARRSLVAARPIRVGEPLVADMLTAKRPGTGLSPMQYWDVQGQPAHRNYAIDEMIE
- a CDS encoding acetyltransferase; this translates as MMGRPHYLVIGAGGHARVVADALIAGGGEVIAFIDREPGAELLGRPVLSESRDLVEFDRAAIQLAIGVGGTRGGAPGILRAGLIERLSREGWMIADVIHPAAAISPSARLGEGVQVLARAVVQPNALIGDGTIVNTAAVVEHDAIVGSHCHISIGAILSGGVTVGANSHIGAGACIREGVTIGRDVTIGMGAVVLGDCPGGSVFFGNPAREANRT
- a CDS encoding nucleotidyltransferase family protein, with product MTSWEHTLVLEGQKLREVLSVIDRSGRQIALVVDSKRRLIGTLSDGDIRRWLIGGGTIDDFAGEVCNRLPRTAFEGVGRAALRKLLHDHGVNHMPVIAADRRVVGLVGLEDLLVFPERPETVVIMAGGLGSRMGSLTHETPKPMLPIDGRPVLQIILEQFRRQGFRRFLIAVNYLADRITDHFGDGRGYDVEIEYLREKKRLGTAGALGLIERAPEHPFIVTNGDVLMNEFFCDILDEHRLQASDLTVMVRDYEMQVPYGVVEERGGNAASIVEKPVHNFKVNTGVYCLSPAVLRLVLKNSYLDMPDLFNAAAATGMKARIQRINGYWIDIGRVPDYERAKMEIGRIGL
- a CDS encoding cytidylyltransferase domain-containing protein encodes the protein MKARVAALITARGGSKGLPGKNIRLLGGKPLLAHSIEVALQSSMVDAVYLSTDSREIADLARAHGCEVPFLRAAELATDEATSIDVVCDALDRLPPYEIWLLLQPTSPLRTAEDLDGVVTMMERTGAYSCVSVTEAQDHPWLTFAIGDDGAMTRFCSDDPIHMARRQDMPRAFVLNGAVYGFRPDWLRRGRVFVDAKSLAWVMPAERSVDIDDLCDFERAEALWLTVHGCD
- a CDS encoding N-acetyl sugar amidotransferase, which encodes MKLTPSSAVDLSRYSRPAHELETFYGLPRDVRFCVKCNMSNQQPMSSNEYEHGAHSIKTTLSFDDEGVCHACRFNALKQDGEINWDERERELIELCNQHRRTDGSYDCIVGGSGGKDSAMQSHLLKYRYGMNPLTVTWSPHLYTDIGWKNFQNWLHVGGFDNFLYTPNGKIHRLLTRNATINMLHPFQPFILGQKTFVAKMAVKLNIPLIFYGEMPGEYGEKVSHKTSSYAAGSDEVESEGYKLDYFGGKDVRDVLLGGKSVGEYLDEGIQLADLMSYLPMDAEILVKKNIDWKYLGYYKKWVPQEAYYYAVEHTGFEANPVRTEGTYSKYNSLDDKVDGFFYFTRWIKFGVGRAMMDAAQEIRNHHITKEEGLALMSRYEGEYPARFEREFLDYIGMAREEFLALCDTFRSPHLWMVENGEWMLRHTPWKRGGQRA
- the hisF gene encoding imidazole glycerol phosphate synthase subunit HisF; translated protein: MSNVRIIPRLDIKGPNLIKGIHLEGLRVIGDPREYSQKYYAEGADELLYVDIVASLYGRNSLHDMVTRVAEDVFVPLTVAGGIRSVDDVRQMLRSGADKVAINTAATHRPELLREAAQVFGSQCIVLSIEAKRVAPGKWEAYTDNGREKTGRDVVDWARQAVELGVGEILLTSVDREGTRAGFDLDLVNAVASSVPMTPLIASGGMGKLEEMSQVVNGGASAIAIADMLHYGRQTLGTVKASARDQGLEVRI
- the hisH gene encoding imidazole glycerol phosphate synthase subunit HisH, giving the protein MMTKSVAIVDYGAGNLLSVRRAFEKVGATVALASRFGDIMDADYLVLPGVGAFRDGMAGLRQNGLDEAVLRFADAGKPLLGICLGMQMLASESEEFGSHNGLDLIPGKVRAIPAAGRDGPLHKIPFIGWARLNASYPGAFEGSPLAGLGEDSFVYLVHSFHVEPEDARNASATYDYDGIKVTAAIQKANIFGCQFHPEKSGPVGLHILRSFLES